From Streptomyces sp. TLI_235, a single genomic window includes:
- a CDS encoding oligopeptide transport system substrate-binding protein → MPAATRVRWAVVVATSVVLVATGCGSSGGGGGGSGASGGTGGIVTAWWGDPQNPLEPANTNEVNGGAVIDMIFTGLVQYDPKTSEPSNANAESITSDDQQNWTVKIKPGWKFSDGTTVTAKSYVDAWNYGALSTNKQLNSSFFSYIQGYDQVAPTSGNPTAQTLSGLKVVDDNTFTVALTQKFSTWPATLGYSAFVPLPAAFFSDHAAYLNKPIGNGPYEVSSWTKSAKMELRPFTGYTGADKPKNGGIDLKVYTDTNAAYADLQAGNLDVDNGLPNSALKTVETDLNGRFLSTPAGIIQTIGFPLYQPQWNTPGAQKVRLGLAMAIDRPTITKVVFNNTRTPASDWTSPVLGAAGGFKEGICGQACTYNPTMAKQLVQEGGGIPGGQLTISYNADGPHKEWVDAVCNSINNALGNTSACVGNPVGTFADFRNQVSSKKMTGPFRTGWQMDYPLIQNFLQPVYTTGASSNDSGYSNPQFDSLVNQANANPDKSAAVGQFQDGEKLLATDLPTIPLWYQNGTVGWSSRVDNVLLDPFSVPVYDQITVK, encoded by the coding sequence ATGCCTGCAGCGACCAGAGTGCGCTGGGCCGTGGTCGTCGCGACGAGCGTGGTCCTGGTGGCCACCGGCTGCGGCAGCAGTGGGGGCGGAGGCGGAGGCAGCGGCGCCAGCGGAGGCACCGGCGGCATCGTGACCGCCTGGTGGGGCGACCCGCAGAACCCGCTCGAGCCCGCGAACACCAACGAAGTCAACGGCGGCGCCGTGATCGACATGATCTTCACGGGCCTGGTCCAGTACGACCCGAAGACCAGCGAGCCGAGCAACGCCAACGCCGAGTCGATCACCTCGGACGACCAGCAGAACTGGACCGTCAAGATCAAGCCCGGCTGGAAGTTCAGCGACGGCACCACGGTGACCGCCAAGTCCTACGTGGACGCCTGGAACTACGGCGCCCTCTCCACGAACAAGCAGCTGAACAGCAGCTTCTTCTCGTACATCCAGGGCTACGACCAGGTCGCGCCGACCTCCGGCAACCCGACCGCCCAGACCCTGTCCGGCCTCAAGGTCGTCGACGACAACACCTTCACCGTGGCGCTCACCCAGAAGTTCTCCACCTGGCCCGCCACCCTCGGCTACTCGGCGTTCGTCCCGCTCCCGGCGGCCTTCTTCTCCGACCACGCGGCCTACCTCAACAAGCCGATCGGCAACGGCCCGTACGAGGTCAGCTCGTGGACCAAGAGCGCGAAGATGGAGCTCCGGCCGTTCACCGGCTACACCGGCGCGGACAAGCCGAAGAACGGCGGCATCGACCTCAAGGTCTACACCGACACCAACGCCGCCTACGCCGACCTCCAGGCCGGCAACCTCGACGTCGACAACGGCCTGCCCAACAGTGCCCTGAAGACCGTCGAGACCGACCTCAACGGGCGCTTCCTCAGCACCCCGGCCGGCATCATCCAGACGATCGGGTTCCCGCTTTACCAGCCGCAGTGGAACACCCCCGGTGCCCAGAAGGTCCGCCTCGGCCTCGCCATGGCGATCGACCGGCCCACCATCACCAAGGTTGTCTTCAACAACACCCGCACCCCCGCCAGCGACTGGACCTCGCCGGTGCTCGGCGCCGCGGGCGGCTTCAAGGAAGGCATCTGCGGCCAGGCCTGCACCTACAACCCGACCATGGCCAAGCAGCTCGTCCAGGAGGGCGGCGGCATCCCCGGCGGCCAGCTCACCATCTCCTACAACGCCGACGGCCCGCACAAGGAGTGGGTCGACGCCGTCTGCAACAGCATCAACAACGCCCTCGGCAACACCAGCGCCTGCGTCGGCAACCCGGTCGGCACCTTCGCCGACTTCCGCAACCAGGTCAGCAGCAAGAAGATGACCGGCCCGTTCCGCACCGGCTGGCAGATGGACTACCCGCTGATCCAGAACTTCCTGCAGCCCGTCTACACCACCGGCGCCTCGTCGAACGACTCCGGCTACAGCAACCCGCAGTTCGACTCCCTGGTGAACCAGGCCAACGCCAACCCGGACAAGTCCGCCGCGGTCGGCCAGTTCCAGGACGGCGAGAAGCTGCTCGCCACCGACCTGCCCACGATCCCGCTCTGGTACCAGAACGGCACCGTCGGCTGGTCCTCCCGCGTCGACAACGTCCTGCTCGACCCGTTCAGCGTCCCGGTCTACGACCAGATCACCGTCAAGTAG
- a CDS encoding oligopeptide transport system ATP-binding protein, whose translation MAEPILEVRDLVKHYPLNQGILFKKQVGAVKAVDGISFALRKGETLGIVGESGCGKSTLAKVLMNLERATSGQVLYKGEDISKLSGAALKAVRRNIQMVFQDPYTSLNPRMTVGDIIGEPFEIHPEVAPKGDRRKAVQDLLDVVGLNPEYINRYPHQFSGGQRQRIGIARGLALKPEVIICDEPVSALDVSVQAQVINLLEQLQKDFELSYMFIAHDLSIVRHISDRVGVMYLGKMVEIGSDEEIYEHATHPYTQALLSAVPVPDPTGREGRERIILSGDIPSPANPPSGCRFRTRCWKAEERCSTELPLLAVPEIGEGPAKHASACHFAAVREVAAAAS comes from the coding sequence ATGGCTGAGCCCATCCTGGAGGTCAGGGACCTGGTCAAGCACTACCCGCTCAACCAGGGCATCCTCTTCAAGAAGCAGGTCGGTGCGGTCAAGGCCGTCGACGGCATCTCCTTCGCCCTGCGCAAGGGCGAGACCCTGGGCATCGTCGGCGAGTCCGGCTGCGGCAAGTCGACCCTCGCCAAGGTGCTGATGAACCTGGAGCGGGCCACCTCCGGCCAGGTGCTGTACAAGGGCGAGGACATCTCCAAGCTGTCCGGCGCCGCCCTCAAGGCGGTCCGCCGTAACATCCAGATGGTGTTCCAGGACCCGTACACCTCGCTGAACCCGCGGATGACGGTCGGCGACATCATCGGCGAGCCCTTCGAGATCCACCCCGAGGTCGCGCCGAAGGGCGACCGCCGCAAGGCGGTGCAGGACCTGCTGGACGTGGTCGGCCTGAACCCGGAGTACATCAACCGGTACCCGCACCAGTTCTCCGGCGGCCAGCGCCAGCGCATCGGCATCGCCCGCGGCCTCGCGCTCAAGCCCGAGGTGATCATCTGCGACGAGCCGGTCTCCGCGCTCGACGTCTCCGTCCAGGCCCAGGTGATCAACCTGCTGGAGCAGCTCCAGAAGGACTTCGAGCTCTCCTACATGTTCATCGCCCACGACCTGTCCATCGTCCGGCACATCTCCGACCGGGTCGGCGTGATGTACCTCGGCAAGATGGTCGAGATCGGCTCGGACGAGGAGATCTACGAGCACGCCACCCACCCGTACACCCAGGCGCTGCTCTCCGCGGTGCCGGTGCCCGACCCGACGGGCCGGGAGGGCCGCGAGCGGATCATCCTCTCCGGTGACATCCCCTCGCCGGCGAACCCGCCGTCCGGCTGCCGCTTCCGCACCCGCTGCTGGAAGGCCGAGGAGCGCTGCAGCACCGAGCTGCCGCTGCTCGCCGTCCCGGAGATCGGCGAGGGCCCGGCCAAGCACGCCTCGGCCTGCCACTTCGCCGCCGTGCGCGAGGTGGCCGCCGCGGCCTCCTGA
- a CDS encoding peptide/nickel transport system ATP-binding protein/oligopeptide transport system ATP-binding protein, with protein sequence MTTVIEKAEPADRLTPGTPLLEVRDLHVEFKTRDGVAKAVNGVNYSVAAGETLAVLGESGSGKSVTAQTIMGILDMPPGRVTAGEILYRGQDMLKMSNEERRRIRGRKIAMIFQDALSSLNPVLSVGYQLGEMFRVHEGASKKEAKAKAIELMDRVRIPAAAQRVDDYPHQFSGGMRQRIMIAMALALQPDLIIADEPTTALDVTVQAQVMDLLAELQAEYNMGLILITHDLGVVADVADKIAVMYAGRIVETAPVHELYKNPAHPYTKGLLRSIPRLDQKGEDLYAIKGLPPNLYRVPSGCAFNPRCESVTDLCRTETPALHQVLDKDGAELAGRRSACHLWKETLHG encoded by the coding sequence ATGACCACCGTCATCGAGAAGGCCGAGCCGGCCGATCGGCTCACCCCCGGCACCCCGCTGCTGGAGGTCCGCGACCTGCACGTCGAGTTCAAGACCCGGGACGGCGTCGCCAAGGCCGTCAACGGCGTCAACTACTCGGTCGCCGCCGGTGAGACCCTCGCCGTCCTCGGCGAGTCCGGCTCCGGCAAGTCCGTCACCGCGCAGACGATCATGGGCATCCTCGACATGCCCCCCGGCCGGGTCACCGCCGGCGAGATCCTCTACCGCGGCCAGGACATGCTGAAGATGTCCAACGAGGAGCGCCGGAGGATCCGCGGCCGCAAGATCGCGATGATCTTCCAGGACGCCCTGTCCTCGCTCAACCCCGTGCTCTCGGTGGGCTACCAGCTCGGCGAGATGTTCCGGGTGCACGAGGGCGCCTCCAAGAAGGAGGCCAAGGCCAAGGCCATCGAGCTGATGGACCGGGTGCGCATTCCCGCCGCCGCCCAGCGCGTCGACGACTACCCGCACCAGTTCTCGGGCGGCATGCGCCAGCGCATCATGATCGCCATGGCGCTGGCCCTGCAGCCCGACCTGATCATCGCGGACGAGCCCACCACCGCCCTGGACGTCACCGTCCAGGCCCAGGTGATGGACCTGCTGGCGGAGCTCCAGGCCGAGTACAACATGGGCCTGATCCTGATCACCCACGACCTCGGCGTGGTCGCCGACGTGGCCGACAAGATCGCCGTCATGTACGCCGGCCGGATCGTCGAGACCGCCCCCGTCCACGAGCTGTACAAGAACCCCGCCCACCCCTACACCAAGGGCCTGCTCCGGTCGATCCCGCGACTGGACCAGAAGGGCGAGGACCTGTACGCGATCAAGGGCCTGCCGCCCAACCTCTACCGGGTGCCGTCCGGCTGCGCGTTCAACCCGCGCTGCGAGTCGGTCACCGACCTGTGCCGCACCGAGACCCCGGCGCTGCACCAGGTGCTCGACAAGGACGGCGCCGAGCTCGCCGGCCGCCGCAGCGCCTGCCACCTCTGGAAGGAGACCCTCCATGGCTGA
- a CDS encoding oligopeptide transport system permease protein, whose translation MPDLIEKKNSEIPAQRAESAAEPKPEKARSLGLDAWHDLRRRPIFIVSALLILLLIAIAIAPGLFTSVDPRAGDLRNHYLSPPNYSHLFQADWFGYDGQGRSIYARVLYGARASVVVGICVTAGVTILGGLTGMIAGYFGGWVDTLVSRVTDIFFGIPLLLGALVILNAFTSRTVWSVVFALIALGWTQMTRVMRGSVITVKQADYVTAAKALGAGTGRILFKHILPNAIAPVIVVATIALGGYIATEATLSFLGIGLQDPTISWGIDINSAQKVIRTAPFALFFPAGMLSLTVLAFIMLGDAVRDALDPKLR comes from the coding sequence ATGCCTGACCTGATCGAGAAGAAGAACTCCGAGATCCCGGCCCAGCGCGCCGAGTCGGCCGCCGAGCCCAAGCCGGAGAAGGCCCGCAGCCTCGGCCTCGACGCCTGGCACGACCTGCGCCGCCGGCCGATCTTCATCGTCTCCGCGCTGCTCATCCTGCTGCTGATCGCCATCGCGATCGCGCCCGGCCTGTTCACCTCGGTCGACCCGCGCGCCGGCGACCTGCGCAACCACTACCTGAGCCCGCCGAACTACAGCCACCTCTTCCAGGCCGACTGGTTCGGCTACGACGGCCAGGGCCGCTCGATCTACGCCCGCGTCCTCTACGGCGCCCGGGCCTCGGTCGTGGTCGGCATCTGCGTCACCGCCGGTGTGACGATCCTCGGCGGACTCACCGGCATGATCGCCGGCTACTTCGGCGGCTGGGTCGACACCCTGGTCTCCCGGGTCACCGACATCTTCTTCGGCATCCCGCTGCTGCTGGGCGCCCTGGTCATCCTGAACGCCTTCACCTCGCGCACCGTGTGGAGCGTCGTCTTCGCGCTGATCGCGCTCGGCTGGACGCAGATGACCCGCGTCATGCGCGGCTCGGTGATCACCGTGAAGCAGGCCGACTACGTGACGGCCGCCAAGGCGCTCGGCGCCGGCACCGGCCGGATCCTGTTCAAGCACATCCTGCCGAACGCCATCGCCCCGGTGATCGTGGTCGCCACCATCGCGCTGGGCGGCTACATCGCCACCGAGGCCACGCTGAGCTTCCTCGGCATCGGCCTGCAGGACCCGACCATCTCCTGGGGCATCGACATCAACTCGGCCCAGAAGGTGATCCGCACCGCACCGTTCGCGCTGTTCTTCCCCGCGGGCATGCTGAGCCTCACCGTGCTGGCCTTCATCATGCTCGGCGACGCGGTCCGCGACGCCCTCGACCCGAAGCTGCGCTGA
- a CDS encoding oligopeptide transport system permease protein: MGRFVARRLLQMIPVFLGTVTLIFFMVHVLPGDPVAAMWGDKAPDPAQVAAFKHEMGLDKPLVQQYFDYLGNLLTGDFGTAMDHRKVIDKITAAFPVTIRLALLAFAIELVLGVTIGLFAGLRRGKAFDKSTLMLTLLLISIPVPVLGFVFQNVFATQLKWVTPTVQDSMNMGQLVLPAVVLGSLSLAYVARLTRTSIVENIKSDYMRTAIAKGLPRRRVIGTHLLRNSLIPVVTFLGTDLGALMGGAIVTEGIFNVKGVGFELYHAINLKEGATVSGFVVVLVLVYLAASLIVDLLYAVLDPRIRYA; encoded by the coding sequence ATGGGGCGATTTGTCGCGAGGCGACTGCTCCAAATGATCCCGGTCTTCCTGGGAACGGTCACCCTGATCTTCTTCATGGTGCACGTCCTGCCGGGCGACCCGGTCGCCGCGATGTGGGGCGACAAGGCTCCCGACCCCGCCCAGGTCGCGGCGTTCAAGCACGAGATGGGCCTGGACAAGCCCCTCGTCCAGCAGTACTTCGACTACCTGGGCAACCTCCTCACCGGAGACTTCGGCACCGCGATGGACCACCGCAAGGTGATCGACAAGATCACCGCGGCGTTCCCGGTGACGATCCGCCTGGCGTTGCTGGCCTTCGCCATCGAGCTGGTCCTCGGCGTGACGATCGGTCTGTTCGCCGGCCTGCGCCGCGGCAAGGCCTTCGACAAGAGCACCCTGATGCTCACGCTGCTGCTCATCTCGATCCCCGTGCCGGTGCTGGGCTTCGTGTTCCAGAACGTCTTCGCCACCCAGCTCAAGTGGGTCACCCCGACCGTCCAGGACTCCATGAACATGGGTCAGCTCGTGCTGCCCGCCGTGGTGCTGGGCTCCCTGTCGCTGGCCTACGTCGCGCGCCTGACCCGGACCTCGATCGTCGAGAACATCAAGTCCGACTACATGCGCACCGCGATCGCCAAGGGCCTGCCGCGCCGCCGCGTCATCGGAACCCACCTGCTGCGCAACTCGCTCATCCCGGTGGTCACCTTCCTCGGCACCGACCTCGGCGCCCTGATGGGCGGCGCGATCGTCACCGAGGGCATCTTCAACGTCAAGGGCGTCGGCTTCGAGCTCTACCACGCGATCAACCTGAAGGAAGGCGCCACCGTCTCCGGCTTCGTCGTCGTGCTGGTGCTCGTCTACCTCGCCGCGAGCCTGATCGTCGACCTGCTGTACGCGGTCCTGGACCCGAGGATCCGGTATGCCTGA
- a CDS encoding oligopeptide transport system substrate-binding protein, with amino-acid sequence MRGASQAKWVVAAVAVALAATACSSSGTSGGGSSDGAVNAQGTFSYQSAEPQNPLQPANAMENQGGRVIKQLFKGLVDYDPATGKLRNQVADKIETTDAQHYTVTLKSGWTFHDGTPVTAQSFVDSWNWSANTKNGQINSDWFSDIAGYDAVHPEKGDPTAATMSGLKVVDDTHFTIELTGPVSYFQYKLGYNAFSPLPKAFFTDPAKYGQSPIGNGPYKFVSWEHNKAITVAAYDKYAGVDKAKNGGIVFKNYTQADAAYKDLVSDNLDVLDQVDPSNLASYKSDLGDRAVDQAQGAIQNISFALYQGDWAGVDKAKVRQGLSMAIDRDTITKTVLNGSRQPADGWVAPGAMGYKAGACGEFCTFDPAKAKQLIQAGGGVPGNKITVVYNSDGGHKEWVDAVCNSIRQSTGVECLGDPKPDFKTSRDLIKNKKVQSMMRTGWVQDYPLNANFLRDVYGTGAAANDAGYSSPDFDKLAAEADKATTVEKTAELYQQAEAQLAKDMPAIPLWYYKTNSGYSNNVQNVKFDSFGDPVFTQVEVKQK; translated from the coding sequence ATGCGCGGTGCAAGCCAGGCCAAGTGGGTCGTCGCAGCCGTCGCGGTCGCCCTCGCCGCGACCGCCTGCAGCAGCAGCGGTACGTCCGGCGGTGGCTCGTCCGACGGCGCGGTCAACGCCCAGGGCACCTTCAGCTACCAGAGCGCCGAGCCGCAGAACCCGCTCCAGCCGGCCAACGCCATGGAGAACCAGGGCGGCCGCGTCATCAAGCAGCTCTTCAAGGGCCTGGTCGACTACGACCCCGCCACCGGCAAGCTGCGCAACCAGGTCGCCGACAAGATCGAGACCACCGACGCCCAGCACTACACCGTCACGCTGAAGAGCGGCTGGACCTTCCACGACGGCACGCCCGTCACCGCGCAGTCCTTCGTGGACTCCTGGAACTGGTCCGCCAACACCAAGAACGGCCAGATCAACTCCGACTGGTTCTCCGACATCGCCGGCTACGACGCCGTCCACCCGGAGAAGGGCGACCCGACCGCGGCCACGATGTCCGGCCTCAAGGTCGTGGACGACACCCACTTCACCATCGAGCTGACCGGCCCGGTCTCGTACTTCCAGTACAAGCTCGGCTACAACGCCTTCTCGCCGCTCCCGAAGGCCTTCTTCACCGACCCGGCGAAGTACGGCCAGTCGCCGATCGGCAACGGCCCCTACAAGTTCGTCTCGTGGGAGCACAACAAGGCGATCACCGTCGCCGCCTACGACAAGTACGCCGGCGTCGACAAGGCGAAGAACGGCGGCATCGTCTTCAAGAACTACACCCAGGCCGACGCCGCCTACAAGGACCTGGTCTCCGACAACCTGGACGTGCTCGACCAGGTCGACCCGAGCAACCTCGCCTCCTACAAGAGCGACCTCGGCGACCGCGCCGTCGACCAGGCCCAGGGCGCCATCCAGAACATCAGCTTCGCGCTCTACCAGGGCGACTGGGCCGGTGTCGACAAGGCCAAGGTCCGCCAGGGCCTGTCGATGGCGATCGACCGCGACACCATCACCAAGACCGTCCTCAACGGCTCGCGCCAGCCCGCCGACGGCTGGGTCGCCCCCGGTGCGATGGGATACAAGGCCGGCGCCTGCGGCGAGTTCTGCACGTTCGACCCGGCCAAGGCCAAGCAGCTGATCCAGGCCGGCGGCGGCGTCCCGGGCAACAAGATCACCGTCGTCTACAACTCCGACGGCGGCCACAAGGAGTGGGTGGACGCGGTCTGCAACTCCATCCGCCAGTCCACCGGCGTGGAGTGCCTCGGCGACCCGAAGCCGGACTTCAAGACCTCGCGGGACCTGATCAAGAACAAGAAGGTCCAGTCGATGATGCGTACCGGCTGGGTGCAGGACTACCCGCTGAACGCCAACTTCCTGCGCGACGTCTACGGCACCGGTGCCGCGGCCAACGACGCCGGCTACTCCAGCCCGGACTTCGACAAGCTGGCCGCCGAGGCGGACAAGGCCACCACCGTCGAGAAGACCGCCGAGCTGTACCAGCAGGCCGAGGCCCAGCTGGCCAAGGACATGCCGGCCATCCCGCTCTGGTACTACAAGACCAACTCGGGCTACTCGAACAACGTCCAGAACGTGAAGTTCGACTCGTTCGGCGACCCGGTCTTCACCCAGGTCGAGGTCAAGCAGAAGTAA
- a CDS encoding GTP-binding protein TypA/BipA: MPTRNDIRNVAIVAHVDHGKTTLVDAMLKQAGAFAAHQHLDDRMMDSNDLEREKGITILAKNTAVKYHPKDGGVPITINIIDTPGHADFGGEVERGLSMVDAVVLLVDASEGPLPQTRFVLRKALTARLPVILCINKTDRPDARIDEVINETYDLFLDLDADEDQIEFPIVYACARDGVASLTKPENGTVPADSTSLEPFFSTILEHVPAPVFDENAPLQAHVTNLDADNFLGRIALLRVEQGELRKGQTVAWIKRDGSIQNVRISELLMTEALTRKPAEVAGPGDICAVAGISEIMIGETLADTENPIALPLITVDEPAISMTIGTNTSPLVGKGGSGKGADAKSGAKVDRKVTARQVKDRLDRELIGNVSLRVLDTERPDAWEVQGRGELALAILIETMRREGFELTVGKPQVVTREINGKTHEPVERLTVDVPEEHMGAVTQLMGVRKGRMDNMSNHGSGWVRMEFVVPSRGLIGFRTEFLTSTRGTGIAHSIHEGYEPWFGALTTRNNGSLVADRSGVVTAFAMTNLQERGVLFCEPGTEVYEGMIVGENSRSDDMDVNITKEKKLTNMRSSNADVAESIVPPRKLSLEQSLEFCREDECIEVTPETVRIRKVVLDAKERGRTASRAKKG; encoded by the coding sequence ATGCCCACGCGCAACGACATCCGCAACGTCGCCATCGTCGCCCACGTCGACCACGGCAAGACCACCCTGGTCGACGCCATGCTGAAGCAGGCCGGCGCCTTCGCCGCCCACCAGCATCTCGACGACCGCATGATGGACTCCAACGACCTGGAGCGCGAGAAGGGCATCACCATTCTCGCGAAGAACACCGCCGTCAAGTACCACCCGAAGGACGGCGGCGTCCCGATCACCATCAACATCATCGACACCCCGGGCCACGCCGACTTCGGTGGCGAGGTCGAGCGCGGTCTGTCGATGGTCGACGCGGTCGTCCTCCTCGTCGACGCCTCCGAGGGTCCGCTGCCGCAGACCCGCTTCGTGCTCCGCAAGGCGCTCACCGCGCGGCTCCCCGTCATCCTCTGCATCAACAAGACGGACCGCCCGGACGCCCGGATCGACGAGGTCATCAACGAGACCTACGACCTCTTCCTCGACCTGGACGCGGACGAGGACCAGATCGAGTTCCCGATCGTCTACGCCTGTGCCCGTGACGGCGTCGCCTCGCTGACCAAGCCGGAGAACGGCACGGTGCCGGCCGACTCCACCAGCCTGGAGCCGTTCTTCTCCACCATCCTGGAGCACGTCCCGGCCCCGGTCTTCGACGAGAACGCCCCGCTGCAGGCCCACGTCACCAACCTGGACGCCGACAACTTCCTCGGCCGCATCGCGCTGCTCCGCGTCGAGCAGGGCGAGCTGCGCAAGGGCCAGACCGTGGCCTGGATCAAGCGCGACGGCTCGATCCAGAACGTCCGCATCTCCGAGCTGCTGATGACCGAGGCGCTCACCCGCAAGCCGGCCGAGGTGGCCGGCCCGGGCGACATCTGCGCTGTCGCCGGCATCTCCGAGATCATGATCGGCGAGACCCTCGCCGACACCGAGAACCCGATCGCCCTGCCGCTGATCACCGTCGACGAGCCGGCCATCTCGATGACCATCGGCACCAACACCTCGCCGCTGGTCGGCAAGGGCGGCTCCGGCAAGGGCGCGGACGCCAAGTCCGGCGCCAAGGTCGACCGCAAGGTGACCGCCCGCCAGGTGAAGGACCGCCTCGACCGCGAGCTCATCGGCAACGTGTCGCTCCGCGTCCTCGACACCGAGCGCCCGGACGCCTGGGAGGTGCAGGGCCGCGGCGAGCTGGCGCTGGCCATCCTCATCGAGACCATGCGCCGCGAGGGCTTCGAGCTGACCGTCGGCAAGCCGCAGGTCGTCACCCGCGAGATCAACGGCAAGACCCACGAGCCGGTCGAGCGTCTGACCGTGGACGTCCCCGAGGAGCACATGGGCGCCGTCACGCAGCTCATGGGCGTCCGCAAGGGCCGGATGGACAACATGTCCAACCACGGCTCCGGCTGGGTCCGGATGGAGTTCGTCGTGCCCTCCCGAGGCCTGATCGGCTTCCGGACGGAGTTCCTGACCTCCACCCGCGGCACCGGCATCGCGCACTCGATCCACGAGGGCTACGAGCCGTGGTTCGGCGCGCTGACCACCCGCAACAACGGCTCGCTGGTCGCCGACCGCTCCGGCGTGGTCACCGCGTTCGCGATGACCAACCTGCAGGAGCGCGGCGTGCTGTTCTGCGAGCCGGGCACCGAGGTGTACGAGGGCATGATCGTCGGTGAGAACTCCCGCTCCGACGACATGGACGTCAACATCACCAAGGAGAAGAAGCTCACCAACATGCGGTCGTCGAACGCCGACGTCGCCGAGTCGATCGTCCCGCCGCGCAAGCTCTCGCTGGAGCAGTCGCTGGAGTTCTGCCGCGAGGACGAGTGCATCGAGGTGACCCCGGAGACCGTGCGCATCCGCAAGGTCGTCCTGGACGCCAAGGAGCGCGGCCGCACCGCGTCGCGCGCCAAGAAGGGCTGA